The sequence GTGGCAGTTTACGGTGGAGATGTCGACAGATGTTGTCTTGTTTAGGTTCAAGATCGGATTGGTTTTGATGTGTATGAACGATGGAGCCGAGAGAACAAAAGTAGAGTAAGAAGAGTAGCTAAGtccgtatccgaaattgtaaaCCGGTTTCCCTGTGTAGAATCTGTAAGATCTTCCAGGGAAACCAGAGGTTGAGTTAGGTCTCATGTTCATGTCTGTCATCGCAACCTTATCTGCAAATTCCTGTGAGTACCATGTCTCTGGTAGTCTCCCAGCTGatgcaacaacaaacaaaaataagtacGTAATGATGTCTAGGTTTaaatagggtttagggtttaaattagAGGCTTACAAGGATTGTAGTCACCAAAGATGACTTGAGCTATAGCGTCTCCTCCAGCTTGACCAGGGTATCCGACCCATAATACCGCGCTAATCTTGCTCAGACTCTTGGCGAAGGAGATATCTATAGGTCCAGCAGACATTATGACCAAAACAACTGTTTTCTTTGCAGCACTAGCCATATCTCTCACCAGCTTTTCTTGATAACCCGGAAGCGTTAGGTTAACCCGGTCAAGACCCTCTGCCTCTACCGTCTGATCCAATCCAACCACCAAAACCGTCACATCAGCCTCTGAAGCCGCCTTGACTGCTGCTGGAATCAGTGTTTGGTCATCGCATTTGACATCTTTACATCCCAGCTCGTAAACAACCTTTTCGGATACATACTTTTGTAGCCCTTGTAAAGGGCTTGTGTACTTACAAGGCACACCCGCATAGTTACTAATCATAACCTTTGTAGCATTTGCATTTGGACCTATAACCGCTAGTTTTTTAACCGCGGTCTTTGACAATGGAAGATCTCCTCTGTTCTCAAGTAGTACAATCCCCTGTTTCGCGGCTTCCAGCGCAAGCATTTGATGATCCTTGCTGCAAACATCAGACGGTCCAAGATGACCAAAGGGAAGCGATTTTGGATCTCCATCGAAGAATCCGAGCCTCATGAGAACAATGTAGTTGTAAATCAGCGCTTCATCAACTTCTGATGCGTTCAATTTCTTAAGCTTCACTGCATTCTCTGTGTACTTACCTAGAAAGTCTCCACAGTTCATGTTCAAACCTGTTTCAGacaataacaacatattttacttCTCATAGATCAAAAATGGCATTTCTAATATAATGATGATCTAAAGTTTCTTGCCTGCTTTGAGAGCGATAGCAACTGCGTCTTCACGTGTCTTGGTGTAATGAATGTCGTCGAAATAGACCTGAATGGAATCACAATCCGAAACGATGTACCTGCGACCATATAACTCTATCTTTAGGTCAAATTGGTTCTTCTAAAGGGGCAAGAAAGTAGAAAACGATACTGACCCGTCAAGACGCCATTGGCCTCGGATAACTCCACGAAGAAGATTAGGGTCTGCACAAGTTGGGATACCATTAACTCTGTTGTAAGAACACATCACACTGCTCACTCTCCTTCCTCTACACAGCTCTTAAATGGCGGCTGATACGTGTCGTCCAAGTCTTGATTAGTTACCTTCCCAccaaaacaatcacaaacacaTCAACACTAAGGTCAATTCTAAGGAattgaaatatatgtatttatatattaccttGGCGTCGAAGTGGAATCTATCGATGCCTTTCCAGTTATCAAGATCGTAAGCAGTGTAATGCTTGCAGCAGCTAGAGACCTTAAGCCGCCGTGAGTTTCCGGCGTCGTGAACGTCTTGTAAGCCCTTAACGTAGTTCACAGCGTATTTTGAAACAACGAGAGGATCCTCCCCAGGCGTCTCTTGACCACGACCCCATCTTGGATCTCTAAAGACGTTAACGTTGGGACTCCAATACGTTAGGCCAGCAAGTCCTACGTTGTGCATCGCTNNNNNNNNNNNNNNNNNNNNNNNNNNNNNNNNNNNNNNNNNNNNNNNNNNNNNNNNNNNNNNNNNNNNNNNNNNNNNNNNNNNNNNNNNNNNNNNNNNNNNNNNNNNNNNNNNNNNNNNNNNNNNNNNNNNNNNNNNNNNNNNNNNNNNNNNNNNNNNNNNNNNNNNNNNNNNNNNNNNNNNNNNNNNNNNNNNNNNNNNNNNNNNNNNNNNNNNNNNNNNNNNNNNNNNNNNNNNNNNNNNNNNNNNNNNNNNNNNNNNNNNNNNNNNNNNNNNNNNNNNNNNNNNNNNNNNNNNNNNNNNNNNNNNNNNNNNNNNNNNNNNNNNNNNNNNNNNNNNNNNNNNNNNNNNNNNNNNNNNNNNNNNNNNNNNNNNNNNNNNNNNNNNNNNNNNNNNNNNNNNNNNNNNNNNNNNNNNNNNNNNNNNNNNNNNNNNNNNNNNNNNNNNNNNNNNNNNNNNNNNNNNNNNNNNNNNNNNNNNNNNNNNNNNNNNNNNNNNNNNNNNNNNNNNNNNNNNNNNNNNNNNNNNNNNNNNNNNNNNNNNNNNNNNNNNNNNNNNNNNNNNNNNNNNNNNNNNNNNNNNNNNNNNNNNNNNNNNNNNNNNNNNNNNNNNNNNNNNNNNNNNNNNNNNNNNNNNNNNNNNNNNNNNNNNNNNNNNNNNNNNNNNNNNNNNNNNNNNNNNNNNNNNNNNNNNNNNNNNNNNNNNNNNNNNNNNNNNNNNNNNNNNNNNNNNNNNNNNNNNNNNNNNNNNNNNNNNNNNNNNNNNNNNNNNNNNNNNNNNNNNNNNNNNNNNNNNNNNNNNNNNNNNNNNNNNNNNNNNNNNNNNNNNNNNNNNNNNNNNNNNNNNNNNNNNNNNNNNNNNNNNNNNNNNNNNNNNNNNNNNNNNNNNNNNNNNNNNNNNNNNNNNNNNNNNNNNNNNNNNNNNNNNNNNNNNNNNNNNNNNNNNNNNNNNNNNNNNNNNNNNNNNNNNNNNNNNNNNNNNNNNNNNNNNNNNNNNNNNNNNNNNNNNNNNNNNNNNNNNNNNNNNNNNNNNNNNNNNNNNNNNNNNNNNNNNNNNNNNNNNNNNNNNNNNNNNNNNNNNNNNNNNNNNNNNNNNNNNNNNNNNNNNNNNNNNNNNNNNNNNNNNNNNNNNNNNNNNNNNNNNNNNNNNNNNNNTTATGATGCTTTTACCCCTGGTCCAACGTCGGAGACGCCGTGGAGAGCTTCCGACCACCACTCGTACGGAGGAACACCGAGCCTTGGAACTCCTGTGGCTTTGTTTACGAGTTGCTGGACTTTTTCCGTGAGGGAGAGACGTGAGACCAAATCTTTGGCGCGTGCTTCATACGACAACGAGACGTTACAGAAACCGTACTTAGCCGTCGCAGGAGAATTTTTATCACATGCAAAGTTCTTCTGAGACTCGCATAGTGATGAAACTAGAGCTGCTATTAGCAGAGAGATATTCACAAATCTTCTTACACCCATCTTTCTATGCTATTTTCTCTTATGGAATGAAAGACAAGAGTATGGGGTCGTTTTATAGGCGGGAAGAAGTTAATTAGTTTTACTACCGTGATATTTACTTCATGAAAGTTAACTTGGTGCTGGCTTTAAAACATTTACTTCAACTTTAATGATGACATTACATCACTTGTTGgtgaatattttaaaagagaagTTTAAATCTCCATGTGATGAAGTGTAAGAAGGACTAAGGACCATCTCTGTTTGTCTTACTTGCATATAAGAGTGAGCCAAGTGTTTTCCACGAAGTGATGAGGACAAAATGTGAAGTTTAAGAAAAGGGTTTTGAAGAGTGGCTTTGAAGATACTACAAACCATTCCAAATGTCTGTTTCATGTCTCTGGTCCTAAAGTTAGAGATGTAGATCTTCAATGTCTGGAAGTTCCACAATTCCGGGAGTCCTTCTGTTGTCTGGTTGGTTCACGACTAGCTGACCGCAAGCACCACTTATATCCTGACCCATTTCTTTGCGAATTGTGGTTCGGATCTTGTACGTTTCCCTCAGAATTTTCTGGAAAGTTGATACGCTTTGTACACTGCTTGTTTCGAATTGGCTTGTGGACCCAATTGGGTTAAATGGTATCAAATTTATAACCTGTTCAAGAAAAGAGCACAGAGTTTCCATCAAAAGTATCATCATAAAATTGCAGAAGCCTTGAAGAGTACtaataagaaatcaaagatTTTACCACTTGAAATGTCTTTAGCAATTCACCAAGTAGATGAGCGTGCTGCTCTTGATCATTTACTCCATCAAGCATTATGTATTCAATGAAGATCTTTTGTTGACTGTTATATCCAAGGAAAATGTCGCACACTATGTTATCATCTTTAATTTAACAGCAGGGATTGTGGTTCTATCATTTTAGTAGCAAAAGAACCAGTTAAGAGTACCTGTTCTTTTGGAAAGTTTGAAGTGCATCCATAAGCTTTTGTAGAGGAAAGGCTCTAGCTGCTGGCATGATCTGGCAGCGGATTTCTTGAACTGGTGCATGAAGAGAGACTGCTAAACTTACACCTGGTAGATCATTGTGTAGCTTGCTAATTGCGTGAACAATTCCAACCTATGCAGATGACATTCGGATGTAGGAAAATTTATTAGCTCACTACTTAAAAAAAGTGTCAACCTACGCAGCATTGCATGATTTAGATTTCTCAACTAGAAGTCTAGAATATACAGTTAGAGCAGGGAGAAAAATTAAATCAGAAAGAACTTTCTATGTATCCCCTGAAAACCAACACTTAAAAAGTAAGCAACTTAACCACAAAAGCCAAAACTTGTCTCGGAAATCAAAAACTGCAAGATTTAATAGATCAACGTTTATAGTTTAACAACCTCACCAAATATCATAATCTGAACTTCTGAAGGAATTCTACCAAATTCAGACAAATTTCTGCGTTACGAATATCTCAAGGCAGCTTTCACAATACTTACAGTTGATATGGTAATTCGTTTTGGTGACAGCTGAAATGGCTGTTTTAACATGACGCGAACAGCTTCAACAACAGCATTGTAGTTATTTAATGGCTCTCCCATTCCCTGATCATAATCATCAAACCAAGGAAACAACTAGTGAATAAACTTCATCAATTGA comes from Camelina sativa cultivar DH55 chromosome 19, Cs, whole genome shotgun sequence and encodes:
- the LOC104765833 gene encoding uncharacterized protein LOC104765833; the encoded protein is MKLKSVFDASEIRSEFESAGINPNFAIQIWKYVIQNPDCVWDEIPSLPSAAYSLLHSKFKTLTSSLHSLFHSSDGTTSKLLIKLQNGALVEAVVMRYDTRLGMCGGKPRPGGIRTTLCISSQVGCKMGCTFCATGTMGFKSNLTSGEIVEQLVHASRIADIRNIVFMGMGEPLNNYNAVVEAVRVMLKQPFQLSPKRITISTVGIVHAISKLHNDLPGVSLAVSLHAPVQEIRCQIMPAARAFPLQKLMDALQTFQKNSQQKIFIEYIMLDGVNDQEQHAHLLGELLKTFQVVINLIPFNPIGSTSQFETSSVQSVSTFQKILRETYKIRTTIRKEMGQDISGACGQLVVNQPDNRRTPGIVELPDIEDLHL